The genome window GTGTCCCGACGATTGACAAGAAGTTTTCCGGCGGATGTGGTTCTTGGCGACGGGAGAATCTTCGGTGGTGTGTCTATGTACTTCGGCGATCCTCTAAAGGACACTAATCTCCCCATTAGTTTACGCTGGTGACTGTGGAGGCAGATTCCGCTTCATCGGAAAACCCAATCCTTCTCAAGTGCTTGGAAAAGCCGTCATTTGTGATCGGAACTTCACCTCGGCGCCCAAAGTCGCAGCGTTCTCCAACTGGTTTAGACATCGACGAGAGACAAgttgattttaatataatttctgGCACGTCCATTGCATGTCCGTACGTGAGTGGAAATAGCGACTGTGGCAGTGTACCCAAACGGCTTCACCACTCTCAAGCATGATGCTCTGAGAGTTGAATTGAAATGGAGGGGCGTTCTCGTATTGCAATTGTTGTTCCTAGAACTGATGAGTCAATCAGTAAATTGGTTCAGCAACCTCAGAAGTTAATAGATCTCCGTGAGGTTCGCGATATTACTCATATGCCATTTGCAGAAAGAGATGACTGAAGGGAAACGGGTTCCTCTGAATATTACTAAATTTGATTATGAATGTTTGAGAAAGACCGCTGACAATCAAGCATATTAAGGGGATCCATATAAAGAATTGTGGGTGTCCTTTGTTGACCGAGTTGGTCTTAGTCACGGATATTCTCATCCATGGCTGCTGATATATCTCCAAATTCTTCTTGATGCTGCGGAAGATATTGTTGAAATAGGAAAAACTGGTTGGAGAGATCAATTGTTACTCTGATTTGATTTTGGATTGAAAAGGGATGGGTTCATTCATGGAGCATGTTCTGCCAGGAACGCTGTTTCTAGCAGTGAGTTTGTGGCACATATGCAACGTAGTGGTGAGATTTGTGATGAACCCAAAGGGGTTTCAGGTTCGGGTTTTGAACCCAGTGTCTGGTTTTGATGGAAGGCTTAGATACTTGGAGCTTTATGTGGTGGCAATCGGAGCTTTTATTGATATGTGCATAGAGTTTTTGTATTCAACTCATCTCAAGTTCTTTGTGAATGGGGTCTTGAACCCATCTCACACGAATGACTTTGAGCACTCTGAGATGCTTCTCATGTTCTTTATTTTCGGGGTCGTCGCCTTGTTCCCCCAGCAAACCGGGCTTGTTCAAAACTGAATAACCAATGCTCAATAGCCTTCACATAGCTCCGTTCTGCCCTCACATACTTCCGGCGCATGACTTGTTTGAATGAGAGCGACTTTTATTGCCAAACAGTTACTTGGGGAACCGGTGACGTTACTCCTATTGCAGGATTGCTTGGCAAATCTCAATTCCAGATTCACTTAGGAGGGATCCTTGGCTGCTAATTGGAAGGCTTCAAGACAGAAGGAAGCGAAGAGTGATGATACCAGGGAAGTGACTCAATTATCTACTCTACACTTGCCCGCTCATGGCCCCAAAATTTCAGAAGTGGTCAAGAAGCTGGAAGACTGCAAGTTCTGAAATTGACCTAGCCTTTCAAATCGGGTTCCCTACATTGAAATAAGAAGCAGTAGCATGAGTTATCCTCCAGAATGGCTCTATTCTCCGCATggtgcatggccacctttgggccaCAGTGCCATTTCCCATTTCACCAtctctaattttgaaaaatattcttttaaatcccattcttcaaataattttctagattttagtttgttttaaaataatttcaaactcgtccatttttcatctttagtttttttttcttagattccaaaaatctatttttccaataaaattttgctACCACTTTTCTTCCTGGCAAGCCATTTTCATATCTcttctgttttttaaaaattgttttgaaataagcaagaattaattccgtaattccgaataatggaatttatggaattaattcatgctaagataaacgggctttggtgggggccccacatacatgattttataattgattgattgatttatttatttatttgccatGCATGATTGGTTTACTCTGttccttgatatgcgcttaattatatctgtttattgttcactaaccatgtttcatgatagcgcattcgtgATTGCCGCTCAGGTACGCctctattcatattttgctcattctttatacatgttttgcttctcatattgtgcatgatcgatttgagtgttcattgattttcttattagaTGCCacgattgcttcattttattagtaaagacccgtttttagggacttagaggggtgctacagtctttaccgtaccttcccgataagtaacttgacccccgaacccgatccggtttttcacagaccaccttttccaaaacaaggagtcacacttagggtttttatttcttattttgtttaccctttaaaaataaaacaaaaataagtggctcatttttcaaacaataaataaaatcaatttttcaaataaaatcgagctcgtcattcgagtgggaaacgcatatgagccgaaatgcggggtccacagtaaCTCatatagaatatttaaaaaaaatatatttttaataattattaatgagTTGTCGTATCTTTTCATACCCGAGccacatttaaaaattttcaaaataaaataaaaaataacccaacactaaaaaatattaaatatttaaataaattttagttgtattaataattatttgtaGTTATTAGTAAATAAGAAACTATGTGATTAAAcataaaaatccaaatccaaatgtttaaaaaaaatcaaaataaaattgaaggtAACCActaccaaaaaaatatttaataaaatatcaaatacaaaattttaaaaaaccatttcgttacaattttttatatatatattaggatttaaagaaatttaattttatatactttaaataaaattaaaaataaagaccaacaaatattttataaatctatttgtaaattaattaatttttctgtacaaaaaaaaaacgaaataagtttgaataagcatttaaaattaattcattaattttataattaataaatatcaaAGTGACTAATTTATAATTGGATGTCGTAGAGttaaagttattaaatcatACCTAAGAAATTACTATTTGTAACACCAATCAAAGAATCTATATCAATTATTCTAATATGTAAAATTGCAAATAAAACAGTTTAGTCATTTTGACCACAagtaaaaaattactatttccAACATTCTTATCGTATGAGCATGCATTTATTTTTCCCATTCAATTCTATAATGGAAGAAATAGTTAGAATTACAATAAACATATCAACTCTAACACCTAAGCTCTCTTTAGATTAAAAGTTTCAGGGATTCCTTAGGGTAGCCATTTTGAGAATATGTTCACATCATCATATATTGCACGGttataaactaaaatttttgaaacatttttatacaaaattgtAAGTAAAGGAAATGAGTAACTCttgtattaataaataaataataaattcataattattaatattttataataaaaaactttagaatcaaataaaaatatttatttatttatttatttttattatataaattaatcataattaaaataaatatttctaattgaaattttttattttttatttaataaactatCATATAAGCCTAtgaggagtcacacttagggttttccaTTAATTCCACTATGTTTAAATATGATTTCTTTGgcataatattttctaatattttagaaaattaaaataataatcctatttaaatggaatttttgttgtcaaattaaaacaaaaaatatatacttcaATCCCAACCTACATGAAAGTTATGTATGGAAGTGGAAATggtaaatacaaaaatattgtGTAATACTACAATTAGAAAATAgctaaatctaaaattaaaaaaataaataaattttaaattccattAATCATCTTAACTTTGAAGTCTATCTACCTTTCTCCATAAATAGAGAAATTATTATAGAAATCattcaaagaagaaaagaaaaggagaaattatttgaggaagaaaaaaataataatagagacagatgattttcttatataaaatttaaaaaactaatCAAAAGTGTGTGAGTAACTTattcaataattatttgaatttaaaatcaattacttaaatttaaaatcaatttatctttatccATAATTCtatttatagatattttaatttaaaatcgattattatttataattctatttatagatataaatagagaaaacatttgcctaaaaaaataagaagagagTTTTGTagaatttttgttgttttcaaacACTTAATCAATCATTGACCAAGTCAAGCAACATCTTTAACTTAGGAAATAGAATGAGAggattatatattatatattttaaacaatataaaagatatagtAAAAGAGAGTACCCACATTCCTTTTctttgaaatataaatttttctaataatttgtatatacaaattttattaatttgaaaaatctttCATAGTTGTGTTACatgtacttttttttaaaaaaaaaaaaattggaaattgcattttagatttaaaaaattttatatctcaattttatatattttctaaatattaattttacaattattaatattttgtatttgataaatattaattttaaatttaagtgaagttaaaatttcaatattaatatgattttgtaATTATACATATGgatataattattttacaaaaatatattatttttatccaaataaatgtaattatctTATGCTCTatatttctttggtttttcacTCTCACCCtctaaaaagatttttaaaaaaatgcttttccaatttcccaaaaaaaaaaaaaaaaaacaattttgtgtGTTCTATAATCATCCAAagatagtaaaaataaattaattttaaaaatgattatctaGTGCCTATAGGCATTCACAAATATCCAAATAAAACATAACTTATCAATTCATCCATCTAAAACTTCAaacaaaatagaaggaaaaaagcaaaataaaatctATGTTACAAACAcccatttttttctataaagtCTATATAAATCAAAGttctaaatgaatttaaattattagattaataaatataatcacTATCGTGTACCTACGTTTTTCCCTCGTTTTTTCAAGAAAGGTGCATTGGTCTTCTTGCTTGCTATGActtataatgaaaataaatcacaataaataaataaataaacacaagcaaaatatataatcttgtaataataataataataataaatttaacaaGAAAACTAATATCTCTAGATTCAATGCTACTTAATGTCACATCCGATTGTTctcataaaaaaggaaaattttgaatcttctAATAGGTTGGGTTTAattgaattaatgaaattagaaaattttcaattttttttcaattacaaTTTCCCCAAAATCAATTAAGGTATAAACCAAATGAATGTACCCCAAAAATATCATAACTAGAATAatcatgaaaaatcaaaataaaaaattgatctcAAAACAATAATCATGAAGAATCAATATAAAAAACCGATTCCCTAAAATAAAGAGTCAGATTTGTGgtgagaataaattaaaaataaaataaaataaatcatcaaaaataagaaatgtgTTCTCTTATTGAAGTGAAATAAGTAACAACATAACAATTTAGATTAGCAACCTATTCATAATTGAACAATGATAATAAGAAAATCTACATACCTCTCAAGGCATAAAATATCTATGCAACAACTCCTTCAATAAggattcttcatcatttttcattGATCACGTGTCctccatttttcaaatatcataaaaatgaatCTGTATACATTATACAGTGATAAACAACCAACAAAAAAATGGttggaagaaaataagagaGTGAGAGAAAGTTGTTGTTTACCTTatatgaagaaatgaaaaaatgggatttgacacctagtttttgaaatttttttggtaactagttggtataaaataaataatataaataagaataatagaTAAGGGAAGACGTAGAAGCACATTAGAATATAATGAGATGAGCAGAAAATAATAGTAACACATAAAAGGAAATAGATATCGTTGGTAACCCTAGATTATTTTGTTCCCATGCCTTGGATCGTGTAAGGTGCATGTAAATCTAACCTAGGCTCTTTAAATCTATCGCAATAGAtaaatagatattaaaaaacaatatggataccatagaaaacatagatctagagaataaagtcaCATACATTTGATCTAAGTGTTCTTAAATTAGTTCTAATAGttgtagataactccaaagtcataatggatctcgtaaacaccatgatcttccgcCCGATGACTTTTCCTTGTGTTTAGGCActaagatggtggagatctcaaaggtagaggctagggttctctctctCGAATGAAGGGGAGAATGGCAAGACttggaaaccttaacccctaaaggggtatttataggcttcctactaggcttaagtgacttaagtccaCCATGGACTTGGGTCCCTTAATCTACCCCCAAAAAggtttttaattgattaattaacaatACAAGgcgctaattaatcaattagcctaatccaaaCATACCATTTACTTATCCTTGtacaaccttgcataattactaaAATGCCCTTATACACAAAAGTAAACTAATAACTCATCCAACCCTCAAAActgtgtcatcaaggaatatgagctcaacgTGAGGACCATTggaacccataggagtactagctccttcataattaaaatttgaaattgactcaacatcccactacaaaaaGTCAATTGCACTtcagtaccctatgtatattacaatgagacgCCAAGTGCTCGagttcatgacctactatccactgcatgcaaactccccatgaactggtgtccgtaatctaacaaggtagttctatcacctatcaagattacatttctaatccttgagttacaaatctcacttattatgtgatcaattgacatattctaacttcaaggagcatatgtcaaattctactaaatgaattactatggccatagatttcatgatcacatatcctttgaatcacccaaggggacacattgttttaatcctatgagatatcatggtgtctctattaagaatacttgttgccaccgGCCTCCATGAATAAttacccaatccatagggatatatgaccactttagggtctcacctataAGTTAAAGCTTCCTGTTGATTTTAGCATAGGtccaatatcctctcaaggttgagagtccatgtagtatagtagtttggtgaattatgaaaattgataaCCTTCCAtcatgattcatcgtaggtCCTATATATTATACATCACATATAGTGCACCCACTAAGGGAAACCCTTACCAGTGGCCAAGATAAACCATCCCTCCGATTAGGAGGTGGTGTACtatagtctctattggattgcccaaatctatgaaccaattgtggacaacttatctacttacaaggaacccatgacttatatcttatatgcaactcctaatgcacccaagtcatgtacaatgtaagagacatgagctgaatgttcaaatcaatgtcaatacaccaaaaggatagtAAGGGGGTGGTTAATTCtaattttgttatatcatgtcttacttttaggggctcaatcccaatagatacaacttatttacttacaaggaacccataacttgtatcttctgtacaactcctaatgcgcccaagtcatgtacaatgtaagagacatgagttgaatgctcaaatcaatattGTTAATACACTAAAGAGATAGCAAAGGGATAATTAAGTCTaattttgttacattatgtcttacttttaggggctcaatcccaacacttTATGCAACACCTGATGCACCCAAGGCATATATAATGCAAGTGACATGAACATATATACTTGGATAATCAATTAATGCATATGGGATAATAAAAGGAACTAgatacatgaataaataaattattaataaaccAACCATTTGtaacatcatgtcttgctttccACGGCTCTATCCCAACACACTTATATTATGATCAACTGATACACTCTTGCCCACAAATGATATCTGTCAAATTCTTCTAAAGAAATTACTATTGTTCATAGATTTCACAATCATAAAtacttaggatcacctaagaaGGCATATTGTCTTAAacttatgagatatcatgatgtctcTATTATATATTACTACTTGCTTAAATCACAAGTTAATCCATATTGAATACATGATCATATTATAATCTCACCCATAGATCAAAACCATTGTTTAAACCACTCAGGACTACTAAAAAGGAGTAACACAACATAAGACACAAAAGAATCAAGGTAATGAAATTTTTGGCAACTATAAGATCATGAAGGTGTGCTATATACATTTAACTCAATTTACccataaaaattgataaatttagtttaacattaaataaatatgtttaaatgTGATAATAATCTTTATATGTATAACCTTGGGAGCTtcatgaaaatggaaaagataATTTTACTGATAGGGAATACACACACATGCATCTATATGGTGTATATATCCTCTACTTTTCATCTAgtatattttaagttatttgtgGATTCATCATTCAACAATTGTTTTGACAGATACAGAAATAACATAACCAATATTAAACCTTATTTTAAGCTATCTGAAAAgtttaatactttaaattattaatcatgCTTTGTGTGCCATCTAGAGAGACTTCATCATGTTGGTCGAATAGAGGTCCCTGTCATCTTGTGGGTCACTTGTTTGTATAATTAAAAAGGTATATGGGAAATTTCTTACAGTAATTTGAAAGAAGAGTATGGAAATCATATAAAGCAAAGTTTTGGTATCCTTATTAACAAAGGAATCCATCATGCATTGGGGCTTTTTCAGCTTTGTTAACATACTTGATGTAGCTCACTAGAGCAATCAAGGATATACTTAACACAAATTAAATCTTAAATGGCCATAACCTTCATTTGATTCAATAATTTGGAAGGAAATAGTAAAGcagaaaacttaaaatatgaagcaaaaaattaacaatttccTTGACCAAAATTACCCTCTTAGAGGAAGAACCAGGTCTAGTAAGTTTAGGCAAAAAAAAATGTCCCTTGGaactttaactttttttttaataaacatgtgAAAATACCTCTTTACCACCTTAGTATCAGCCCGTGCTTGACCACCTTCTGGCTTGTTCAATACAATGATTGTataatgagaaacaaaaataaataaataaataaaacaaagtaaaatgaAACCCTACAAAGCATAAGTAGTTGACATAACTCAAATGCACAGAATTCTGTACACAGCAAACTAACTGTACAAACATGAAATTGTTcacatttcaatttttgtttttctcccaaagaaaaaataaataaagatgtaacaccccaaatttattttgggggtaaggtagtaaaaaaaaagtaattaaatatttttaataagggtagaaaggtcatttttttcattaatagtctaggtataaatttgattttcttcttcttctttttttctatttttcctattCAAAAAACTCTAttaatcaaaaataaaaaaattgaaaaacgtAAGGTTAAAAGTTCGGAGGTTTAAGGtttgaagttcaaattttttccaagtaagattctaaccccttagattaatattttagattcgttagttaattttgaacatattagatattctttagaaaatttcaatcttagtttatttaatttttttttaagatcaaaatattggaaattcaATAATATGGattgatttattaatggaaattagaaaattttaagtttttagatgagtaaatctaaataaaaaaaattatatgactTATGGAGGCTGGAAgtatgttatataatttatacacATATAAAGGTTTTGATGCATCGTACGCTGGGGTGGCaatttggaggaaaaaaaaaacaaataaaataaaaactatttcgTAGGAAAGTTGTTAAAGTGGAACGTAAAGTTGTTTGGCTTGGAGTAATAGTGTTGAATGGTTGTAGTTGGTGGCTTGAAAGGtattgaaaagaatatatatgtatattttaaaaaataatgagaatttGGAGGTGGTGGTTTCATCGCAGGAGGTTAGTTGCAGGTTTGTGGGATGTTAattaagtataaatatattatataataaaatattaaggaTGCACCAAATTGTGTTTTTTTAGTAAAGAAtggtgaatatatatatatatatatataagaaataaataaataaatagcaaGAACCACTCTTGATAATTATTGCATAAACTTtctaagaaataataataataataatttgatacaaggaatagaaataatatatttttaggaattttagtttaaaatatataaatattaaatgattcttgggaatggattttttttcttttagaaaagacaacttttatgaaaatttggaaactcactcattaaatttttattgattgggaagttaaaaataatatagctgataaaaaaaatatcaatataggattgtttttaagaattgtcaaacttataattttagataaataatcaataataatagttatttttttatgttaggtAAAGAGTagattcttcaaaattatatttttctccaaggtttttgaagatttttttttagataaaggaaattaatacaaactttataaaataaaatattttctatatatatgttatttgaaatgtataaatattattttgcttttatacatagatcaaatatatttttgcatgaaaaatatattagaactttttttttgttcatgatAGAACATATGGAGATATCATGCTttcataaatttgaataaataaaataaagaatttaacTCTAGTTTGTTTGGCTCatgtcaatgggatataataattgacctttacatttttgTGGTGGAGAATGTAATTAATTTGGATCCAGCCTCTAGGAGTTTGGTTAAAGGTTACTAGTATGAGTAGTGTTTGGTTCTATCCATtaggaacaaatttgaaactgtCTACCCATTTGTAAAGTTCCACTTAACTAGacactatttgttatttgataactaaaataaaattatttgaaatgtaattgatttggatttgatatgAAATGGTTTTGgtatatatgaaa of Vitis vinifera cultivar Pinot Noir 40024 chromosome 17, ASM3070453v1 contains these proteins:
- the LOC100259025 gene encoding uncharacterized protein LOC100259025 — encoded protein: MGSFMEHVLPGTLFLAVSLWHICNVVVRFVMNPKGFQVRVLNPVSGFDGRLRYLELYVVAIGAFIDMCIEFLYSTHLKFFVNGVLNPSHTNDFEHSEMLLMFFIFGVVALFPQQTGLVQN